The DNA segment CTCTGTGTAATTTATAAACATATTTTGAAGAGTTCATGTCTATTGATCATACCGGTCAGTGGCACCACAAGGTACAGTTTCCCCTGGCCCTGCCTACCTTACATGCGATGCCATTAAAGCGATAATGGCATTTTGGTCCCCAATTATTTGATTTGGAAAATAAAACAGCGCATCGGACAAATGAACGACTGGGCCCCATGTGCTGATCTGTTAGCTCTGTGTCCGTATGCATTCGTACAGGCAAAGGGAACAGCTGGCTTGCATTATGGATGCAGAGACAAAGCCTGTTGATTTTACTAGCGGCGTGGTGGGATTTTAGGCAAGACAGAAAGCAACGAGACAGTGAAATCTGCCTCTCCAGCATGGAGATTGAGGATTGCCTCGTATTACTGTGCAATTCAATTTATTAAGGTAGGATTACCTGCAGCATTCTGATACAAGAGACAAGTGTGGTCCCTGTATGTTCTGTGGCTTCTGTGCGCAGCACATGCATGCAGGGAGTATCCACACACTAGAATGTGGAAGCACTGTGCCCAATGCTGAATAGAGACTGGCACCGTCACAGTAATGGCAAAAACATCTCATAATAAACTGGGTGTTGCAAGATATTTAGGAATGCACACAGATCGATGGGAAGTAGACGACATTTGCGTCATCAGATGTACTGCCAAGTGGGTGCAACTGGTTTAAGGACTTGGATAACCTACCTTGGAGGGAACGACCCTTCAAGTCTGCTGGGTCCCAGATCGCCACTACCAGCTCCTTCACGAAGAGGCTATCCTTCGGCTGCAGCTGTATTCGTTTCCATGCTCCCATGGGTATCCGCAATCCCTGGCCTATATCCACCTGCGTAGCCACAGAATACGCACAAATAACCTGCACATACTGTACTGTAATTATTTCATGCGGTGAAAAAATGATTTCGCAACACTGAGAATTATCAGGAGCCTGAAAAAAATTTAGCAGTCACGGTTGTAAAATACAGCGAGATTGCACATTGGCAAGTAAAGCGACATGTACAGGTGTTGATTTTCCTGCTAAAGTTTATGCGACTGTACTAGTCAAGCTGTTCTTGCTAATGTGTATTAGTGCCAACTTTGTTTAGCAAGTTTTAGAACAGGAATTCAACCACATTAAAAAAGAAATCTTATCATGTGTTCAGGGCCTGGGACTTCGGATGTTTTTTGGGGCATGGAAGCAGGGCTCCAAAGGGCAGGTGCGACAGGGGCATCTTGCCATTCAAATCGGCGTGTCCCTGCACCGGTGGTGGCGTCGTCGGTGGCACCATTTCAGCAGGCTGTGTCACAGACACTGTGGCTTTTGCATTTTGAACTGGAACATCAGAATTACAGGCATAAgcaggcattttttttctctatcacAGTACTGCAATTATAAATACCAAATAATGCTTACTGAACTCTTCCATTTGCGTTATGACTTTCTGTTGAAAGGCTTCGTTCAATTTCCttaattttctaatttcatcttTCTGCCTGTCCGCCAGTTCCTTCATTTGCTGAAGCTGTTCTACGGCCAAGCATTTTCCGTCACAGTCATGGCGACTGCTGCCAGCATCCATtgcctgcttctttttttccagAAGCTTCAGCAAGCCCTCTTTTGgtgcttctttttgtttcttgcgcTTTTTTTCTCGTGGTGGCTtaagggaaagaaaagaaaattgtatcTTATACGTAGATTAAAAAGCAAATTTGCaccttgaaatggtgtgccgtacATACCTCCTCTTCACAGTCCCATTCTTCATCTTCAAGCATTACACGCCTGAATCTCAGGCGTCCCCTCTTCACCTTTTTTTGGACTTCTGCTTCAGATGCTGGAATTGGTCCATACAAAGCCATTAATACCTTCAAGGCCACTTTAATTAATCCAAGTAACAGTACTACACCCCCAGCATTCCTAGTGAACTTTATTTCCCTTAGTTTTAGTTCGCCCAGCTGACAATATTGTACTGTAGCCACGTAACGTGAAAAGACGGAAAGAGGACAAACTCACGTGTCCACGAGGCCAAGAAGCCTAGGCTTTCGCAGCGCCAACGCGCAACTATGTGTATAGCGAAAATGTCCTCGACCTAACCAGCTGCCACTAAAGCATGCTAGGAGCTGTATGTAGCTACGTTTGAtgaagcagaaaaaaaggaagcGGCGACATTGCCATGATCAATAATTGACGTGGCGTTTGCAGTTAATTCGTATCGACCTCTCCCGTTTGCGATATGGATCGAGACGCGCTACACCGCCTGCATGCACATTGTAATTAAGACAAACATGTGCTCCAGCTGCCGACCGACAAGCCGGCAAGCACGCTATCATCAAAGCACTTGCGTAACAGCTAGTCGCACCACGTGCTCTAAGCGCCTTATACATAGCACGATTGCATAATATATATAAGCATCCCAGCTGGCAATTGTGCAGCGGCGATCATAAAAGTTAATTTACATGGCGGTACCATAGCATGCACACATGCTTTTATGTAAGTAATTGAAGTAATTTAAAGAGACTAAGTGCACACTGCAGACAAAAAGCTTACCTCCTAGGTGAAGAATCTCGGCTGGAAAATATTCTGAAGTGCCGTCTTTAAACACCCACTTCACCCAGTGCACCGTCGCCTTCAGGTGTTTTTCGTCCATGTCCTCCCCCCATTTTTCGAAGTCGCGAAAATCGCCGACTTCGACAAGGGCGCATCGCTTATCCTCCAGATACCTCACGTATGCGTACGCGAACATTTCCAAATTGCAAATAAAAGTGCATTGCAATTTGCAAGCGCATCTGCATTTATAGCAGCACCTCCACGCCGCCAACAAAACAACACCAGGGTGTCCATAACGATGCGCATGACACCaacgacatgaaaaaagaaaaacgaaaacaaaatgcTGACAGCGAGGCAAAGCAACGATTAATTACAATGAGAAGTTAAAATACAATACGTTACTCTACATATATTCACTACTGTCTTACATGCAGTACAAAAGTTAATAATTGAATGGTGACCATAATTTTTTTGTGATCATATTGAAGCTGCTAAGTTTGACCGAACGATACAGCATTGCTGGCAACTACGGTTActtattcgttttctttttgtcggGACATTTGCGTTCAGTTTTCTTCGTTGTGCGTCAGACAATCTCGAATGAGTAACCATGAATTGTTCTAAACCGTGCAAAAAACGAGGTCGCTATAAGAAATTTTTGCACCCTGGTGCAAAATTCGAAGTGCCGAAGTCGACAGTGAGCAGGCACCGGCTCGCGAGCGTGGCGGTAAGTAAAGACTGTCGTTCAACCATGCACACGCGCACTCGCTGGCATGTAGTACATATAGCTTCCTTACACTTTTCCTTTTTTCACATAAATAGGTATGTCCAGCTGCCGAAAATCAGGCAGGCACGTCTCGGCCCGACGGGGAAACCACAAGAACGGCGGatgctatcgcttcaacgcaaggATATGCGCGAATTGATGCTTTGCTTCTGAATGAAAATGTACGTATGTATGCACTCAGCGCGGATTTTTTGTTAGATTTAGATGTGTTGAACGTACCTTACTTCGCTTTAAGTAATTAATTTGGTCATTCAAGGTTATATAGTGAATACTTTTGCCAAATCGTGTGCGCGCCCTGCTTGTGATACGCGTACCAGCTGCTCAAGATGTTTAAAATATCGTCCCCTGGCAGCTTGTGCAGCACATGAGCTTCAAGCTCACGGCTCGAAATCTCTTGCAGATCACACAACCAGATGAGCATGTGTCTTGCGACTCGAGTGAGGCATCCTATGACAGCATGGTAAGCAGCATTGACGCACACTAAGTTTGTGGCAGTGATTAGAAATTTTAGAGAATGGATAGAGCGCACGATAATTTCGCCATAGTGGTAGGAGGCGGTGCTTAATTATTGTAGCCTACCCTAAAGCAGCACCCTAGTTTGAAGCTGACCTTTCACAATATCTTGCAGAATGCAGAAGAATTCGATGAGGATGTGCTTTGCGACTCAAGTGAGGCATCCGATGACAGCATGGTAAGCAACATTCATGCAGTCTTGCTAGGCATCTGTGTGGTTCAGATGTGCTAATTTCTAGTTCACCAGATGCACTCAAATTTTGCCAGCTTCTTGTGGAACATGTACGTGCTTTATCCTAAAATGCATAAACTAAGTTTGAAGTTGTTGTGTAATGACCCCTTGAATGGTATTCTTTTATGGAAACATACAAGAGCTTTTGCCCTACTTTGCCACTGTAGGGTTTTTGTTGATTCCTTGATATATATTTAATCAGGGAAATATTGTAATTTAATAAAACAGGTCTATTTATATGTGTGGCTGCAACAGACATAAATGAAAAGCATGTAATATTAAATTGAGAAGTCGGTGGCCTGATGTTCATGCATACTTCTGAATGGCGTGGAAGACATGGGACAGATGAAAAGATTTGTGTCGCTCGCTTTCATCTATCCTGTACCTTTGCCATTCTCATATGCACACTGTATAAGTAGTGTTGGCATGGCTGAGGATTATAGGACAAATTCATAAATAAACATCTTTTTTACAGGGTCATGAGCAGCCAAAGAAGAGACGCCATATGTCCCAGCCAAGTGCAAATTTCACTGACTTCTTTAAGGAAATTGTGACCGAAAAAGTTGTAGTTTCAAAGGGGGACATTCTGTTAGTGGTGATGAAATATCCACTCAAAACAAATTTGTCCTTAACAGCGCTTGCAAACCTCATTGAAATGATTAATTTGATGTTTGAGCGACCGATTTTGCCTCACTCACAGTACATGTTCGGTAAGTTATGTAGTAATGTTGGGGCCAAAatgacatttcatttttttgtccgAAGTGTTATGTTCATGCAGGCCATTCTCAATCAAATACTTCTCTTCAGTGTCCAAAGTGCGGCCATGCCATTGAGGTTTCTGCCATGGCAGATGCACCATTCTTTGTTCTGTTAGACATTCCATCAAAAGTGCAAAAGCTCATCAAAGACTGCAATATACTTGACCTTACAAAACCGCTTAGACCCTGTGACACCTTCTCTGACATTACAGATGGAAAGTTGTACCGTGAGTTTGTTACCTCTACAATTGGCTCTGGCAACAGGATCAGTTTTACCTTAAATACTGATGGAACACCCCTTTTTAAATCTAGTGGGACTGCCA comes from the Dermacentor silvarum isolate Dsil-2018 chromosome 9, BIME_Dsil_1.4, whole genome shotgun sequence genome and includes:
- the LOC125939833 gene encoding uncharacterized protein LOC125939833 — encoded protein: MFAYAYVRYLEDKRCALVEVGDFRDFEKWGEDMDEKHLKATVHWVKWVFKDGTSEYFPAEILHLGASEAEVQKKVKRGRLRFRRVMLEDEEWDCEEEPPREKKRKKQKEAPKEGLLKLLEKKKQAMDAGSSRHDCDGKCLAVEQLQQMKELADRQKDEIRKLRKLNEAFQQKVITQMEEFIQNAKATVSVTQPAEMVPPTTPPPVQGHADLNGKMPLSHLPFGALLPCPKKHPKSQALNT